The genomic segment AATAACTCATAGGAGGCTACTCTTTTCAGACTGCCGTAGAATAAGATGACTGCGATCAAAACCGGTACAAGCCACATGGATACTGCGGAAATAAACGCCATATTATTTCCTGCCCTTCCTTTTCCGGGAATAGTAGAACAGTCGATCAATCGTCAGTGCGGCAATAGTTGTACATAATGTGGCAAGCAGGGTCGGTCCGACGATATCCGTGGGAGAGGCCGACCCATATTTCATTCGAATGGCGATCACCGTCGCAGGAATCAGAGTCAGACCCGAGGTATTCAGTGCGAGCAGTGTAATCATCGAGCGGCTTGGCATTGAGGAGCCGCCGTTCAATTTTTTTAACTCCTCCATCGCTTTTATACCCATCGGAGTTGCTGCATTCCCAAGGCCGAACATATTGGCAATGGTATTCGATAAAATATAGCCCATGGCCGGATGGCTGGCGGGGACCTCCGGAAAGACCCGTTTCATAACCGGTTTAAAAACCCGGGAAAGTTTCTCAAGAAGGCCTGATTTTTCAGCAATTTTCATCAGACCCAGCCAGAAAATCAGAACGCTGACCAGACCCAGACTGATGACTACCGCTTCCGAGGCAGATGTAAAAATGGCTTTATTCACCTCGTCCATTTTTCCATTGATGGCTGCAAATACAATGCCGATCAGAAATAAGGCGACCCAGATCAGATTGATCATCTCCGCGGACGCTCCCTTCCGGTGAAAGCTGCTTCAATAAATCCTCCGAACAGGGTCCAGAACTTTTTTTTCGCCTTTTTCTGATTCTTATAATATACAGGAACCGAGGTGACCACCCGACCGTTCAGTTTAAAAAGTAATCGTCCGGCAGGCTGAGCCGGCTTCCATTCCTTTGCCCGCTTTGGAGGACGGAGCAGGATCAGTTCTTTCTTTATTCTTCTTTTTTCTTCCACGGAGAGGGGAAGAACGATCGTGCTCTTCACAAACAGTTTTCCTTTGTAAAACGGATCAACTTTTGCATGAACCGGTCCTTTATCCATTAATTTTGTTCGCGTAAATTCTGAGAATCCCCACTCATACAGATTTTTATGATCACGCCAGTCATTTCCATCATTTAACGTGACAACAATCAGGTCCATCCCTTTTTTTGAAGCTGTTGATATCAGCGTCCGTCCTGCAGCCCTGGTAAATCCTGTCTTACCACCAGTAGTATATTTGTATTGCCGCAACAATTTATTTTTATTTAACCAGGATCTTGCTTCTTCCTTATTTGTCGCCCTGGCCCGATATATTTCTGTTCCGGTAATCTTTCGAAATGCAGAGTCAGTCATCGCATATTTTGTCAGTATCGCCATGTCATGAGCCGTTGAATAATGGTCGGGATGCTCCAGACCATTGGGATTCATGAAATGCGTGTCCGTCATGCCCAGTTCGGCCGCCTTCTCGTTCATCATCAGAACAAAACCCTGCTTGCTTCCTCCGACCGCTTCAGCAATGGCGAGTGAGGCATCGTTACCGGATCGAAGCATCAGCCCATATACAAGATCCCGCAGACTGATTTTTTCTCCTGACTTGAGATAGAGGGATGAACCTTCAGTTTTTACCGCTTCGCTGCTGACTGTCACCAGCTGATTCATCTTTCCTGATTCAATAGCCAGGACAGCAGTCATGACCTTAGTGATACTGGCAATTGGAAGCTTTTCTTCGCCGTTTCTGTTAAACAACAGGCGTCCTGTCGACTGGTCCATAAGTACCGCTGATTGAGCAGACACATCCGGCTCCGCACCACGGGCCTGTCCCGGGAAAAATGTGAAGCAAAAAGCAGTGCACAATAAAACAACCACTGCCTTAAACAGTGTTTTATTCATAAAAGACACAACCCCTGTCCTGGTGTTAATAAATGATTATGCCGGGACAGGCAAAATATGATTGCTTCAATAGAGACGATCAGACATAGAAACCGCTGATCTGAAAAATGATACACCAGACAACCCCTGCAAAGCAGGTGACACTCAGCCATGTTATTTTTACAGGTGTGGTCACTGATGAGCGCAACATCAGCAGAAACAAAGGCAAAACGATCCACAGAATCACGTAGAGGATCAGGATGATAAAGAGAGAAGAAGCAACGAAAAATGAACTGTTGATCATGAAGATGAACAGTAAGGACGGAAAGGCGGCGAACAAAGGGGTAAAAAGGACGAAGATCAGAATTTCCTTCCTGTACGTTTCTTCAAAAGCTGACAGACGACGTTTAAGCGCAACATAGAGATTCATCAGTTAATTTCCTCCGACTCTGTCAATCTGGATTCTTATAAATCTTTCACTGTCTCTTTATATCTATCATAAAACAAATCATAAGCATCCATTTGTTCTTTAGGCTGACCGGCTGCATCATGCAATGAAGGCATATCGTCGAGAGAGTGCAGACCAAAATAATCCAGAAAAGCTGTTGTCACGCCGTACAGAATGGCCCGTCCCGGACCTTCTGCCCTGCCCACTTCCTTAATCAGCCCTCTGACCATCAGAGTCTGCAATGCACGATCTGATTTTACACCACGTATCTCATCAATCGTAATCCGGGAAACAGGCTGTTTGTAAGCGACAATGGCGACGGTTTCAAGCGCGGCCTGCGAAAGTGGGGAAGATTTAGGAATCGCTGCAAATTTTTCTGCATATTCAGCCATAAATGGCTTCGTTGTCATACGGTATCCTCCGGGTATGTCGACAATCATCAGTCCACATTTATCATTTTTATATTCTTGTTTTAGCTTCGCGATGACATGAGTCAATTCCTGCTGACTGATGCCGGAAAGCGCGTGGGATAGTTCTTTGATCTGCACCCCTTCCTCCCCGGTCAGAAACAGGAGTCCCTCAATAATCGAATGCAGTTTCTCCGGTGTCAATTGAATCAGCTCCTTTATCCAGACTCACTAAGATTCTGGAAAAATTTTCTTTCTGTCTGGCTTTAACTGCATTTTTCTTCATCAATTCAAGAATCGCCAAAAAAGTCACAACGAGATGCAGGTTGTCCTTTTGGGTAAACAAGGTATCAAAAAAGAGTGGAGCCCCTGCCCTTTTCAGTTCAGTCAGAACGACATTCATCTGAACACCAACCGGGAGGGTCTGCCGGTCGATCTTTGTATCCAGCGGCCCTTCCATTTTTCTGCGTAAGAGCATGCGCTGAAAGGCGAGAAGCATATCACGCAGGGTAGCCCGTTCAGATTGGGGAATCACAGTCACATCTTCACGTTCATAACGGGAAAAATCGTCCGGAGGTTTAGAATAAAGGAGATTTCTTTTCGATTCACTGTTGCGCAGTGTTTCAGCTGCCCCTTTATATCTCCTATACTCCAGCAACTGTCTCATCAGCTCCTGACGCGACTCTTCCGGGTCTTCATAGGGCTGATCTTCATCATCATGATACACTTCGGGTTTAGGAAGCAGCATGCGACTTTTCATATCAATCAAAGTGGCGGCCATGACAAGATATTCACTTGCAACATCCAGTTCCAGTTTCTGCATTTGATGTATGTAATCCATATATTGATCGGTGATTTCTGCCACCGGAATGTCATAAATATTAATTTCAAGCGTCTTGATCAGATGAAGCAGCAAATCAAGAGGGCCTTCAAATGCATCAATTTTTACTTTATATTCCAAATCAGGTCCTCCTGTTTCAGGCGATTTCATGCACATATCATAGCATATTCCCGCGGGCCAGTGAATCCGGTCGTTTTGCATCGCGTTTTTACCATCTGAACGTGTGAAGAAAACCTGCCGACCGGTAAGTTGCCAGCTGTTTCAGAGACTTGACAGTCGGTGGGACTGTTTCAATCGAGTTTATGATCCTTTTTGCGTTTTTCTATTTTAGTACAAAAAAAAAGAAACCGATCATATCCCGGTTTCCTTCTCTTCATTATTCTGAAAGCAGCTGTCAAAATAGCCCTTTATTGAATCTGAAGGAAGAAGTTTCACCTGTTCTCCAAGTGCTTTGTCTACGGCACAGATCATTTTTTTACCGACACCTTCTGCACGATAGGATGGATTCACACTGAGATGTTTGATGACCGCTTCATCTGATCCTTCGTCCCGATAAATACCGATCACACCGATGACATCCTCACCATCTTTCCATAAAAACAGCTGCCAGGGTTCTTCTTCCTCATATCTGCTGATCGTTTGCTGAAGCACCCTGATATCTTTTTCTGACGGGATAAAAGACAAGAGTCCCATAGCGATTTTCTCATAACTTTTTTTATAATGAATCAACATTTCTTTTGACCCCTCATTACCATGATTGTTTCCTTCATAGATCACAGCTCAGAAAAGTTATCCATTTCTATTATAACCAACCCCATCCCGTTCTGCACCTGTCATGTCGATATCACAGGATAAATCAATTAATGACGCGAAAGAGACGATTTTAATGGAATGTCATGGCTGATCAGGTCATCGTAGGTCTCCCTGCGAACCGCAAGTTGAGCTTCCCCGTTTTCTACAAAGACAACGGCTGGATTAGGAAGACGATTATAATGGCTGGCCATTGAGTATCCATAGGCACCCGTGCAGAAAACGGCAATAATATCACCGCTTGTACCGGTCTTTGGCAATTTCGCATCTCTTATCAATACATCCCCTGTTTCACAGCATTTTCCTGCAATCGTGACAGGATCATCCGCGGGTTCATTTGCCCGTGTGGCACACAGAGCTTCATAATGAGCCTGGTATAGTGCCGGCCGGATATTATCGGTCATACCCCCGTCTGTCGACAGATATTTTCTGACACCCGGAATGAACTTTATTGATCCTGCAGTATACAATGTTGTTCCGGCTTCACCGACGATGGAGCGGCCGGGTTCGACCCATATTTCCGGTAAGGGAAGCGACCGCTTCCGGCATTCATCCTTGACGGCCGTAACAATATTTTTAATATAGATCTCAACAGGAAGCGGATGATCATCTTCCGTGTATTTTATGCCGAATCCTCCTCCGAGGTTCAGGACATGCAACTGAAAATGATAATTTTTTTGCCATTTCCCCACATATTCATATATTTTTCTGACTGCCTGAATAAACCCTTCCGGCTCAAAGATCTGTGATCCAATATGACAATGGAGCCCCGCAAGTTCCAGATGACTTGCCTGTATAGCCTGAACAACTGCGCGCTCCGCCATTCCGTTATCCAGATTGAATCCGAATTTTGTATCGTCCTGACCGGTCATAATAAATTCATGAGTATGGGCCTCGATACCTGGCGTCACGCGCAGAAGAATCTTCATTTTTTTCCCTCTTTCCGCGCAAAACTGTTCAAGACGAACAAGTTCATATTCATTATCCACAATGACCGTACCGATGTTTGCATCCAGAGCCATATGCAATTCCTCATCCGACTTATTGTTTCCGTGAAAGTTAATCTTATCTGCCGGAAAGCCTGCTTTCAGGGCTGTATATAATTCTCCACCTGAAACCACATCCAGAGAAAGGCCATATTCTTTAACCAGCTGAATCATCGCAATGGTGGAAAACGCCTTGCTGGCATATGCAACCTGCCAGGTCAGATTGCCGCATGCGGAAAAGCTCTGAATAAAAGACTCTATTTTTCTCCGGATCAGTTCGGTGTCGTATACATAGAGCGGTGTCCCATATTCGCGCGCAAGTTCTGCCGTATCCACGCCGCCGATATATAGATGATTATTTTCTCCGATTTGTTGTGTCCCATGCAAAAGGATCTCCCCTTCCCGGTCTGCCCGTTCTCTGTTTTATTCACCGGGTCTTCCGTTACGAATGAAAAGAGCCTGTTTGGACCAGCTCTATCTCATTTTATTGTCAAAAAATGACGACG from the Sporolactobacillus sp. Y61 genome contains:
- the scpB gene encoding SMC-Scp complex subunit ScpB: MTPEKLHSIIEGLLFLTGEEGVQIKELSHALSGISQQELTHVIAKLKQEYKNDKCGLMIVDIPGGYRMTTKPFMAEYAEKFAAIPKSSPLSQAALETVAIVAYKQPVSRITIDEIRGVKSDRALQTLMVRGLIKEVGRAEGPGRAILYGVTTAFLDYFGLHSLDDMPSLHDAAGQPKEQMDAYDLFYDRYKETVKDL
- a CDS encoding nucleoside recognition domain-containing protein, giving the protein MINLIWVALFLIGIVFAAINGKMDEVNKAIFTSASEAVVISLGLVSVLIFWLGLMKIAEKSGLLEKLSRVFKPVMKRVFPEVPASHPAMGYILSNTIANMFGLGNAATPMGIKAMEELKKLNGGSSMPSRSMITLLALNTSGLTLIPATVIAIRMKYGSASPTDIVGPTLLATLCTTIAALTIDRLFYYSRKRKGRK
- a CDS encoding D-alanyl-D-alanine carboxypeptidase family protein; amino-acid sequence: MNKTLFKAVVVLLCTAFCFTFFPGQARGAEPDVSAQSAVLMDQSTGRLLFNRNGEEKLPIASITKVMTAVLAIESGKMNQLVTVSSEAVKTEGSSLYLKSGEKISLRDLVYGLMLRSGNDASLAIAEAVGGSKQGFVLMMNEKAAELGMTDTHFMNPNGLEHPDHYSTAHDMAILTKYAMTDSAFRKITGTEIYRARATNKEEARSWLNKNKLLRQYKYTTGGKTGFTRAAGRTLISTASKKGMDLIVVTLNDGNDWRDHKNLYEWGFSEFTRTKLMDKGPVHAKVDPFYKGKLFVKSTIVLPLSVEEKRRIKKELILLRPPKRAKEWKPAQPAGRLLFKLNGRVVTSVPVYYKNQKKAKKKFWTLFGGFIEAAFTGRERPRR
- a CDS encoding GNAT family N-acetyltransferase produces the protein MLIHYKKSYEKIAMGLLSFIPSEKDIRVLQQTISRYEEEEPWQLFLWKDGEDVIGVIGIYRDEGSDEAVIKHLSVNPSYRAEGVGKKMICAVDKALGEQVKLLPSDSIKGYFDSCFQNNEEKETGI
- a CDS encoding segregation/condensation protein A, coding for MEYKVKIDAFEGPLDLLLHLIKTLEINIYDIPVAEITDQYMDYIHQMQKLELDVASEYLVMAATLIDMKSRMLLPKPEVYHDDEDQPYEDPEESRQELMRQLLEYRRYKGAAETLRNSESKRNLLYSKPPDDFSRYEREDVTVIPQSERATLRDMLLAFQRMLLRRKMEGPLDTKIDRQTLPVGVQMNVVLTELKRAGAPLFFDTLFTQKDNLHLVVTFLAILELMKKNAVKARQKENFSRILVSLDKGADSIDTGETAFDY
- the lysA gene encoding diaminopimelate decarboxylase; protein product: MLLHGTQQIGENNHLYIGGVDTAELAREYGTPLYVYDTELIRRKIESFIQSFSACGNLTWQVAYASKAFSTIAMIQLVKEYGLSLDVVSGGELYTALKAGFPADKINFHGNNKSDEELHMALDANIGTVIVDNEYELVRLEQFCAERGKKMKILLRVTPGIEAHTHEFIMTGQDDTKFGFNLDNGMAERAVVQAIQASHLELAGLHCHIGSQIFEPEGFIQAVRKIYEYVGKWQKNYHFQLHVLNLGGGFGIKYTEDDHPLPVEIYIKNIVTAVKDECRKRSLPLPEIWVEPGRSIVGEAGTTLYTAGSIKFIPGVRKYLSTDGGMTDNIRPALYQAHYEALCATRANEPADDPVTIAGKCCETGDVLIRDAKLPKTGTSGDIIAVFCTGAYGYSMASHYNRLPNPAVVFVENGEAQLAVRRETYDDLISHDIPLKSSLSRH